A genomic window from Fusarium falciforme chromosome 2, complete sequence includes:
- a CDS encoding Beta-lactamase domain-containing protein, translating into MASHLIPSHATEGLHGLLDNACRTDLPCASATVVSATSELFHKETVSSIGQDNDGQLTHKHECNDRIYWFASCTKLVTAIACMQLVEQKKLALDDGNQLEGLCPELRDVKVLESDGSMTEKNKKITLRMLLTHTAGFGYSFLSKKLDSYNEFSGSALDMHQPLVNQPGERFEYGISMDWAGIAVERATQTKLDDYTQKYIFEPLGINDMSFLPSRDMRARLAGFWQRDANDRLSPRQYPLSKPLVPDQASDMFQSGGAGLWGTTREYSKLLRVLLNNGTSPLTGKAILQPDTVEMMFENQLTRDPDFARTSLSAVKPELVYPSEELYPLCPDSEPQGWGLGFMISPGVTGRSKHTAHWSGLSNCFWWCDREKGVAGIVASQLLPFPDLKVVQLWANVEEATYNGLQEN; encoded by the exons ATGGcgtctcatctcatccctTCTCATGCCACCGAGGGCCTTCACGGGCTTCTTGATAATGCCTGTCGGACTGATCTGCCCTGTGCTAGTGCTACGGTCGTGAGTGCCACATCCGAGTTGTTCCATAAGGAGACAGTGTCAAGCATTGGCCAGGACAATGATGGGCAGTTGACGCACAAACATGAATGTAACGATCGAATCTACTGGTTCGCCTCTTGCACGAAACTCGTCACGGCAATTGCCTGCATGCAGCTGGTGGAGCAGAAAAAGCTTGCGCTAGATGATGGCAATCAACTGGAAGGACTTTGTCCCGAGCTGCGGGATGTCAAAGTCCTCGAGAGTGATGGATCGATGAcagagaagaacaagaagatcaCATTGAGGATGTTGCTGACGCATACTG CCGGTTTCGGATACTCATTCCTCAGCAAGAAGCTCGACAGCTACAACGAGTTCTCTGGGTCGGCCCTAGATATGCATCAACCGCTAGTAAACCAGCCAGGGGAGCGATTTGAATACGGG ATCAGTATGGACTGGGCAGGCATCGCCGTCGAGCGTGCCACGCAAACCAAGCTTGACGACTATACGCAAAAATACATCTTTGAGCCATTAGGTATTAACGACATGTCTTTTCTCCCATCGAGGGACATGAGAGCACGCCTAGCTGGTTTTTGGCAGCGTGACGCAAACGACCGTCTGAGCCCACGGCAATACCCTCTGAGCAAACCCTTGGTCCCGGATCAAGCGTCGGACATGTTCCAGAGTGGTGGCGCCGGGCTATGGGGGACTACTCGCGAGTATAGTA AGCTTCTGAGGGTTCTGTTAAACAACGGGACCTCTCCCCTTACTGGCAAAGCCATCCTCCAGCCCGACACGGTCGAAATGATGTTTGAGAACCAATTGACTCGAGATCCGGACTTCGCTCGCACCAGCCTCTCAGCGGTGAAACCTGAGCTGGTGTACCCGTCCGAGGAACTGTACCCGCTCTGCCCGGATAGTGAGCCGCAGGGATGGGGACTCGGCTTCATGATCTCGCCAGGCGTGACGGGACGTTCTAAACACACGGCCCACTGGTCCGGCTTGTCCAACTGCTTTTGGTGGTGTGATAGGGAAAAAGGGGTGGCGGGTATAGTTGCGTCCCAGCTGCTGCCTTTCCCCGACCTCAAGGTAGTGCAGCTATGGGCAAATGTTGAAGAGGCCACCTATAATGGCCTCCAGGAGAATTGA
- a CDS encoding LysM domain-containing protein — translation MSRFSRYDTDEERLPEGMERVGYDADEQVYTFRDADGSYWESAPGNQYGRLTKVGESRIPEDHEPFIVSEQNKKLSWRNEMRPFLNFMMLIGLCLFGMFWFFHSAGGGTPAEEGMPLPNCPDTTTPYWIKSGDTCWEIAKSHSISVDDLLKENAEISCDALKPEHRICLPKKGTKDMETSEEPKGKEEKET, via the coding sequence ATGTCCCGGTTCTCCCGCTACGACACCGACGAGGAACGCCTCCCCGAAGGCATGGAGCGAGTCGGCTACGACGCTGACGAGCAAGTCTACACATTCCGTGACGCCGATGGCAGTTACTGGGAGAGCGCCCCGGGCAACCAGTACGGCCGCCTCACAAAGGTCGGGGAATCCCGCATCCCCGAGGACCACGAGCCCTTCATCGTCTCGGAGCAGAACAAGAAGCTGTCATGGCGGAACGAGATGCGGCCATTCCTCAACTTTATGATGCTCATCGGTCTGTGCCTGTTTGGCATGTTCTGGTTCTTCCACAGCGCTGGGGGAGGTACACCGGCTGAGGAGGGCATGCCTCTGCCAAACTGCCCGGATACCACGACGCCCTATTGGATCAAGAGCGGCGATACGTGCTGGGAGATTGCGAAATCGCACAGTATCAGCGTGGATGACCTGCTGAAGGAGAATGCTGAGATCTCCTGTGATGCCCTCAAGCCTGAGCATCGGATTTGCCTGCCCAAGAAGGGCACCAAGGACATGGAGACTAGTGAGGagcccaagggcaaggaggagaaggagacctAA
- a CDS encoding DLH domain-containing protein — MASNQPAKCCTVGVRHQGETTGELIAIANNTQAYLATPPADKNHEGVGIIYIADIWGICANSKLLADQYAANGYTTLIPDLFLGDKMPEPKPDDFDIMGWIKNGTDGKSPHTPATIDPVIVDAINALKERGITKIGAVGYCFGAKYVVRHYKDGIQAGYIAHPSFVEEEELAAITGPLSIAAAQTDTIFPTELRYKSEEILIKTGLPFQINLFSGVVHGFAVRGDPNVKVEKFAKEQAFYQAVAWFDEHLL; from the exons ATGGCTTCCAACCAACCTGCCAAGTGCTGCACCGTCGGCGTGCGCCATCA AGGTGAAACCACCGGCgagctcatcgccatcgccaacaacACCCAGGCCTACCTCGCGACGCCTCCAGCAGACAAGAACCATGAGGGAGTCGGCATCATCTACATCGCCGACATCTGGGGCATCTGCGCCAACAGCAAGCTCCTGGCGGACCAGTACGCGGCCAACGGCTACACAACCTTGATCCCGGACCTGTTCCTCGGTGACAAGATGCCCGAGCCCAAGCCTGATGATTTCGACATCATGGGGTGGATCAAGAACGGCACCGATGGCAAGAGCCCTCACACGCCGGCGACTATCGACCCTGTTATCGTGGATGCTATCAATGCGCTCAAGGAGCGGGGGATCACCAAGATTGGAGCTGTGGGATACTGCTTCGGCGCCAAG TATGTCGTTAGACACTACAAGGACGGTATCCAAGCCGGTTACATCGCCCACCCTTCcttcgtcgaggaggaggagctcgctGCCATCACCGGACCCCTCTCCATCGCCGCAGCCCAGACCGACACCATCTTCCCCACTGAGTTGCGATACAAGTCTGAGGAGATTCTCATCAAGACCGGTCTTCCTTTCCAGATTAACCTGTTCTCGGGCGTCGTACATGGATTCGCGGTTCGTGGAGATCCTAATGTCAAGGTTGAGAAGTTTGCCAAGGAGCAGGCATTCTACCAGGCTGTGGCATGGTTTGACGAGCATCTTCTGTAA
- a CDS encoding PKS-ER domain-containing protein — MPNTKRTVTKAYVVAERGGPFELRDVVLDGLQPNEVLVEVKYTGLCHTDLVVQQGGMPIGGYPVVLGHEGLGTVRGVGSSVSDRSLKEGDTVVLSFHSCRHCRGCLEERYGSCSQMTETNFINPGRKSPGATSPISLPDGTTVFGQFFGQSSFSKMAVVCENSVVKISAKPQDLVFLAPLACGYLTGAGTVLNVLRPHSNSKVAVLGMGAVGLSAMLAAKAIGVEHLVAVDLVDEKLQLAKSLGATHIIDTSTGQGLNAAIRDKFPDGIDYIIDTTGVATLLQASVQALSHEGTLALVGVPQPTATIQVNALDLLLSCKRIVGVIEGFSNPQELIPELLNLYYSGKFPIDRISKCYPAEDLNKAIQDLKAGRVIKPVLSWQNISQD; from the exons ATGCCCAATACTAAAAGGACTGTTACCAAAGCCTATGTCGTCGCCGAGCGAGGCGGACCATTTGAACTCAGAGATGTTGTGCTCGACGGACTGCAACCAAATGAAGTTCTAGTGGAGGTCAAATACACCGGACTTTGCCATACG GATCTTGTTGTTCAGCAAGGTGGCATGCCAATTGGGGGATATCCAGTGGTGCTCGGCCACGAGGGACTCGGTACTGTACGAGGCGTCGGATCAAGCGTGTCTGACAGGTCCCTAAAAGAGGGCGATACGGTTGTGCTCTCATTTCACTCATGCCGACACTGTCGAGGGTGCCTGGAGGAACGATACGGTAGCTGTTCCCAGATGACTGAGACCAACTTTATCAACCCTGGACGTAAGAGTCCCGGAGCAACTTCACCCATCTCACTGCCCGACGGTACAACCGTGTTTGGCCAATTCTTTGGACAGTCATCCTTTAGTAAGATGGCGGTTGTCTGCGAGAACTCGGTGGTCAAGATATCGGCCAAGCCCCAAGACCTGGTCTTCCTGGCTCCCCTTGCATGCGGCTACCTGACAGGAGCAGGAACAGTCTTGAACGTCCTCCGGCCtcacagcaacagcaaagTCGCAGTCCTAGGCATGGGTGCTGTCGGTCTCTCTGCCATGCTTGCAGCCAAAGCGATCGGGGTGGAGCATCTCGTTGCAGTCGATCTTGTTGATGAAAAACTCCAATTAGCCAAGTCGCTAGGAGCCACGCATATCATCGACACGAGCACGGGACAGGGCCTCAACGCTGCCATCAGAGACAAGTTCCCGGATGGGATCGACTACATCATCGATACGACAGGAGTTGCAACTCTCCTACAGGCGTCTGTCCAGGCGCTCTCTCACGAGGGAACGCTGGCGCTGGTGGGTGTCCCAcagccaacagcaacaattCAGGTCAATGCGTTGGACCTGTTGCTGTCGTGCAAGCGCATCGTCGGAGTCATCGAAGGGTTCTCTAATCCTCAAGAA TTAATCCCGGAGCTGCTCAACTTATACTACAGCGGCAAATTCCCCATCGACAGAATTTCGAAATGCTACCCTGCGGAGGATCTAAATAAGGCGATTCAAGATCTCAAAGCAGGACGG GTCATCAAGCCGGTGTTGTCGTGGCAGAATATCAGTCAGGACTAg
- a CDS encoding Zn(2)-C6 fungal-type domain-containing protein — MAPPTSKTTPDSPDLGAPRKRRRTALACEECRDRKRKCDGVKPVCGACKTRSAPRCIWNQERNSKGWWSNSYVQELKSRVRELEDTQRLAGTINVHIPPSEGELGGPVILPEGSPAVVLPAQDDSDDHNDSPDERPQLDTDHGVRVPEDDAPDGTDAMGSYHLGIPSPLESTAVAPIDNASEQTSAPWANLSFGPLSAFVSPPKDHPEEGIEKPAMAGTGTEQPAMDAMGVVVSIHGANPQSSKHPSDYFGPSSTISLLREARSVMGRRNCGHVPWLLGNCSTGKDGAMVSTSEPSPMSSIWLNSGYDKFHPMLGMNVPPRTDADRLVNLFWTYVHSLYPFLHWPSFYDRYLTLWTPQTSPQDNRATCSMSGYYSTLNESLFHCMLNVVFALGVLHNTELTQQERDDISYTFFRRAKSLLGLDLLESGSTPLVQVLLLMGQYLQTRDITSSCWNIIGMAIRVAQGIGLHLQPEEREEGDASNCQAADQLEEEMRRRAWTGCVLLDRILSLTYGRPLMIHSGAAHSQLSLPSTIDDELLTRFPHSPGSQPSDMPSRVECYIHAIKLQDILGQVLTSFYHQGSENEGASVPGLGVDESQRKGISNAGLQKLLDLDSELDAWNRNLPAHLQVDSYSIENSPLGGPRSKRSTIFCRQATVLKARYVTTVNSSNPYTSVKHCRFLYVRLILLRPSLSELCDSKDMVPARLGTANASMRQSMLIKTGNLCASVAQELVYLITENSRSRAHLLPPPWYNVLYIHGCALVLLLSSLCLPKYNDVDQPSLMTDWNRCLTFLREYQAQSRSASRCIRILELLEQEALTHNSGNRMIDEPHISSLEGHQPTLSLDARHLGLDLITGKDIPSTPALGPGEEDSNWVNTDGLDWFSLAPFLDGTADIAP, encoded by the exons ATGGCTCCTCCGACCTCCAAGACAACACCCGACTCTCCTGACTTAGGAGCGCCCCGGAAACGGCGCCGAACTGCCCTGGCCTGCGAGGAGTGCCGCGATAGGAAGCGCAAGTGTGACGGAGTCAAGCCCGTATGTGGAGCATGCAAAACCCGTTCCGCCCCGCGATGCATATGGAATCAGGAGAGAAACAGCAAGGGATGGTGGAGCAACAG TTATGTTCAGGAGCTCAAGAGTCGCGTCAGAGAGCTGGAGGATACACAGAGGCTAGCAGGTACTATCAACGTACACATCCCTCCATCTGAGGGCGAACTCGGTGGCCCTGTCATCTTGCCAGAAGGCTCTCCGGCTGTGGTACTCCCTGCTCAAGACGATAGTGACGACCACAATGACAGCCCAGATGAGAGGCCACAACTCGATACTGACCATGGTGTTCGCGTGCCCGAAGATGATGCACCTGACGGGACGGATGCAATGGGTTCTTACCATCTAGGAATACCCTCGCCGTTGGAATCCACGGCAGTAGCACCTATCGATAATGCTTCAGAGCAAACCTCTGCGCCTTGGGCCAACTTGAGCTTTGGACCACTTTCCGCATTTGTGTCTCCCCCAAAAGATCATCCCGAAGAAGGGATCGAAAAACCAGCCATGGCCGGCACAGGGACAGAACAGCCCGCAATGGACGCCATGGGAGTCGTCGTGTCCATACATGGTGCGAATCCCCAATCATCAAAACACCCATCTGACTACTTCGGCCCCTCGAGCACAATCAGCCTCCTCCGTGAGGCCCGGAGTGTCATGGGCCGACGGAATTGCGGACACGTgccttggcttcttggtAACTGTTCGACGGGCAAAGATGGCGCCATGGTGTCAACAAGCGAACCATCGCCCATGTCATCTATATGGCTCAACTCTGGGTACGACAAGTTCCACCCCATGCTTGGAATGAATGTTCCCCCTCGAACTGACGCGGATCGCCTCGTCAACCTCTTTTGGACATATGTGCACTCTCTATACCCATTCCTGCACTGGCCGTCATTTTATGATCGCTATCTCACACTCTGGACGCCTCAGACATCTCCACAAGATAACAGAGCCACTTGTTCCATGAGTGGATACTACAGTACCCTCAACGAGTCCTTGTTTCACTGCATGCTCAATGTCGTCTTTGCTTTGGGCGTGCTTCACAACACGGAGCTCACTCAACAGGAACGAGACGACATCAGCTATACCTTCTTCAGGCGCGCAAagagcctcctcggcctcgacttGCTGGAAAGCGGAAGTACGCCCTTGGTACAGGTACTTCTTCTCATGGGCCAGTACCTCCAGACCAGAGACATCACGAGTTCGTGCTGGAATATCATCGGCATGGCAATCCGTGTCGCCCAGGGAATAGGGCTGCACCTTCAACCTGAGGAGCGGGAAGAAGGCGATGCTAGCAACTGTCAGGCAGCCGACCAGCTCGAAGAGGAAATGCGCCGACGCGCTTGGACTGGATGTGTCTTGCTCGACCG GATCCTCTCGCTTACTTATGGACGCCCCCTTATGATACACTCGGGTGCGGCGCACAGCCAACTCTCACTTCCATCGACCATCGATGACGAACTATTGACGCGATTTCCCCATAGTCCAGGGTCTCAGCCAAGTGATATGCCCAGCCGCGTGGAATGCTACATTCACGCCATCAAACTGCAGGACATCCTCGGCCAAGTCCTCACTTCTTTTTACCACCAAGGCTCAGAGAATGAGGGTGCGTCCGTCCCGGGCCTCGGCGTAGACGAGTCACAACGCAAGGGAATTAGTAACGCCGGACTACAAAAGCTGCTTGACTTAGATAGCGAGCTTGATGCGTGGAACCGAAACCTACCGGCGCATCTGCAAGTCGACAGCTACTCGATCGAGAACTCGCCTTTGGGCGGTCCACGGTCGAAGAGGTCAACCATCTTTTGCCGTCAAGCTACAGTACTCAAAGCAAGGTACGTTACTACTGTGAATTCATCAAACCCTTACACGTCGGTTAAGCATTGCAGGTTTCTTTATGTGCGTCTGATCTTGCTAAGGCCTTCATTGTCGGAACTCTGCGACTCAAAAGACATGGTACCAGCCCGACTTGGTACAGCCAATGCGAGCATGCGACAGAGCATGTTGATAAAGACCGGGAATTTGTGTGCGTCTGTCGCACAAGAGCTTGTTTATCTAATAACAGAAAACTCACGCTCTCGTGCTCACCTCCTACCACCACCCTGGTATAACGTACTTT ATATACACGGTTGtgctcttgttcttcttctgagCTCTTTGTGTTTGCCCAAGTATAACGACGTTGACCAACCCTCTCTGATGACTGACTGGAATCGATGTTTGACCTTTCTTCGCGAGTATCAAGCACAAAGCCGATCTGCATCACGCTGTATCAGAATCTTGGAACTCCTGGAGCAGGAAGCATTAACCCACAACAGTG GAAATAGAATGATAGACGAGCCTCATATATCGTCGTTGGAGGGACATCAGCCTACCCTCTCCCTTGACGCCAGACACTTGGGACTCGACCTGATTACTGGAAAGGACATCCCCTCGACGCCCGCCCTTGGCCCCGGCGAAGAGGATAGTAACTGGGTAAACACAGACGGTCTGGATTGGTTTTCATTGGCTCCATTCCTTGATGGGACAGCAGATATTGCCCCTTAG
- a CDS encoding U1-type domain-containing protein, which produces MSEYWKSTPKYWCKHCACYVRDTKLERQNHESTAKHQGALKRFLRDLHRGHEREEREKERARQEVARLNGVVAGSSSSSAASSSRPAPRAPPSAPSEASLKKQREQLAELGVEVPSDFRPEMAMPGQWTVTNTRVIETKTEEEEAKVESIAIGVRKREATEDEKEEEEAVRGLFKKPRRWGRDSKAMPQEEDKELDALLSGSTFTPRTTEEEVKKEEEEDNKDVKTEEDTKGDTAPDTTAVKAEAPDVDPSVKAEPEEATSGVQTVVFKKRKPKGIRQK; this is translated from the coding sequence ATGTCCGAATACTGGAAATCCACACCGAAATACTGGTGCAAACACTGCGCCTGCTACGTGCGCGACACAAAACTCGAGCGCCAGAACCATGAGTCGACTGCAAAACATCAGGGCGCCCTCAAGCGCTTCCTGCGCGACCTGCACCGCGGCCACGAGCGAGAGGAGCGCGAGAAGGAACGCGCCCGGCAAGAGGTTGCGCGACTGAACGGCGTCGTCGCGgggtcttcatcatcatcggctGCCAGTTCGTCGAGGCCTGCGCCACGCGCACCCCCGAGCGCACCGTCTGAGGCGTCGTTGAAGAAGCAGAGGGAACAGCTCGCTGAGCTGGGTGTGGAGGTGCCGAGCGATTTTCGACCAGAGATGGCGATGCCTGGACAATGGACGGTTACGAATACACGAGTTATCGAGACGAAaaccgaagaagaagaggccaaggTGGAATCGATCGCGATCGGTGTGAGGAAGCGAGAAGCAACAGAAGACgaaaaggaggaggaggaagctgtGCGCGGACTTTTCAAGAAACCTCGACGATGGGGAAGAGACTCGAAAGCGATGCCACAAGAAGAGGACAAGGAACTGGATGCGCTGCTGAGCGGATCGACATTCACACCTAGGACgaccgaggaagaggttaagaaggaggaagaggaggacaaCAAGGATGTCAAGACTGAGGAGGACACGAAAGGGGATACGGCGCCAGACACAACTGCCGTCAAGGCAGAAGCGCCAGATGTTGATCCGTCAGTCAAGGCCGAGCCAGAAGAAGCGACATCGGGGGTTCAGACGGTGGTGTTCAAGAAGCGGAAACCCAAGGGTATTCGACAAAAGTAG
- a CDS encoding Amidohydro-rel domain-containing protein translates to MASNRIDVHHHFVPDFYRQAVISSGGDPSGWFVPDWTPESDAAVNEKFGIDVTILSLTAPGACILKDPAASAELARKANLYAAKLRDDNPKKYGFFAALPNLLDKELALAEIAYALDTLKADGVTLFTRYGTDNHYLGHPDFKDIWAELNRRSAVVFVHPTHPVDTSQVSGLPQPVIRYPFESTTTALDMIYNKTVRNNPNCKIILSHGGGVLPYLIGRPASILPKSKEELDEFLEDARNFYYDLAVAGSENVLRVLEKFAKPGHLLYGSDTPYANDGIIDFHTSGLDSYKFEDTALVNQINRDNALSLFPRFKN, encoded by the exons ATGGCTTCTAACAGAATCGACGTCCACCACCACTTTGTCCCCGACTTTTATCGTCAAG CTGTCATCTCCTCTGGCGGAGACCCTTCAGGTTGGTTCGTACCTGATTGGACCCCAGAGTCAGATGCCGCCGTCAACGAGAAGTTCGGCATAGATGTCACCATCCTGTCGCTGACTGCCCCGGGTGCCTGCATCCTCAAGGACCCGGCAGCATCGGCAGAGCTCGCCCGCAAGGCAAATCTGTACGCTGCCAAATTGCGAGACGATAACCCCAAGAAATACGGCTTCTTTGCCGCTCTACCGAACCTTCTTGATAAGGAGCTGGCCCTTGCCGAGATCGCCTACGCCCTCGACACCCTCAAGGCGGACGGTGTGACCTTGTTTACCCGTTACGGGACTGATAATCACTACCTGGGCCATCCTGATTTCAAGGATATTTGGGCTGAGCTCAACCGCCGTTCCGCCGTCGTATTTGTCCACCCTACCCATCCTGTCGATACGAGTCAAGTCAGTGGCCTTCCTCAGCCAGTGATCCGCTACCCCTTCGAGTCCACCACGACCGCTCTGGACATGATTTACAACAAGACTGTCCGCAATAACCCAAATTGCAAGATCATTCTCTCTCACGGAGGCGGTGTGTTGCCCTACCTCATTGGAAGACCTGCGAGTATCCTGCCCAAGTCTAAGGAAGAGCTTGACGAGTTTCTGGAGGATGCTCGGAATTTCTATTACGATCTAGCCGTGGCTGGCTCGGAGAATGTGCTGCGGGTTCTGGAGAAGTTTGCCAAGCCGGGACATCTCCTCTATGGCAGCGACACGCCTTATGCCAATGACGGGATTATTGATTTCCACACGAGTGGGCTTGATTCGTACAAGTTTGAGGATACGGCCTTGGTTAACCAGATTAACCGCGACAACGCTCTCTCTTTGTTCCCCCGTTTTAAGAATTGA